The Candidatus Marsarchaeota archaeon DNA segment TCCATGCTTTTCTTGTTATTGCTCCAGTATTTAGCATATCTTCTTTCAACAGCTTAAAAGGCTTTCAGAATACGCCGCTTTCATGAATTCTTTTTTCCACGAAATCGCTTACATAGGAAAAGTCCTCGAGCTTGTGCTGCACCATGGGCTCGAGGCTCTTCCAAGCCCTTTCTATACTATCAATAGCTTTGCCAAATCCTTCGATGCTTGGCTCTATATTTACTTCAGAAAGCTTTTTATGAAGCAAATCCCTGTCTATGCGCGTATTCTTTCCCATAAAGAAGTAAAGATCGTACAGGTCGCGTTCCCTATGCTTGCGTTTCAGCGACATGAGCGCGCGAATTTTCTCAGCAAGTATCTCTTCCCGTTTCATTACCAGCGCTACATACGGCCTTGCATCCGCATAAGCCGGGTTCCTTGGCATCGCTTCACTGCCTAGGTAAAGCTTTTTTGCTGTCGAAATCTCGAAGCGTATTTGCTGCACTGTGCTCGCTTTTCCATTGAATTTGGGCCCTTCGACCAATATTACGGCTTCAACAGTCTTAAAATCGTTAATATGCGGCTCCTCTTTATAGCTGTGTTGGTACTCAAGCCTTTCTA contains these protein-coding regions:
- a CDS encoding nucleotidyl transferase AbiEii/AbiGii toxin family protein — protein: MITKEALAEYKTYNDPYQVEKDYLQDLLLYNIYANSSNEMVLKGGTAFAKFYNSDRFSEDLDFTLSEKVANQEEFAKSIIRDAVERLEYQHSYKEEPHINDFKTVEAVILVEGPKFNGKASTVQQIRFEISTAKKLYLGSEAMPRNPAYADARPYVALVMKREEILAEKIRALMSLKRKHRERDLYDLYFFMGKNTRIDRDLLHKKLSEVNIEPSIEGFGKAIDSIERAWKSLEPMVQHKLEDFSYVSDFVEKRIHESGVF